The following coding sequences are from one Mycoplasma mycoides subsp. capri window:
- the secE gene encoding preprotein translocase subunit SecE, whose translation MEKEINIDQVEQIEQVEHIKPKNTQKISKTTKKKLKVKKEKEPKNFRKWFKELPVRMSKEFFKIRWTGSGSLGKKFLIVIIFMSIFALLFFGVDVVIQYLFRLIKAI comes from the coding sequence ATGGAAAAAGAAATTAACATCGATCAAGTTGAACAAATTGAACAAGTTGAACATATAAAACCTAAAAACACTCAAAAAATTTCAAAAACCACTAAAAAGAAACTAAAAGTTAAAAAAGAAAAAGAACCAAAAAATTTTAGAAAATGATTTAAAGAACTTCCAGTTAGAATGTCTAAAGAATTTTTTAAAATTAGATGAACTGGATCAGGAAGTTTGGGTAAAAAGTTTTTAATAGTAATTATTTTTATGAGTATTTTTGCTTTATTATTTTTTGGTGTAGATGTTGTGATTCAATACTTATTTAGATTAATCAAAGCAATTTAG
- the rpmG gene encoding 50S ribosomal protein L33, with translation MKSSTNKKATLVCVECLSRNYSVNKSGLTQKQRLEIKKFCTTCNAHTLHKETR, from the coding sequence ATGAAAAGTTCAACAAATAAAAAAGCAACATTAGTTTGTGTTGAGTGTTTAAGTAGAAATTATTCTGTTAATAAGAGTGGTTTAACTCAAAAACAGAGACTAGAAATTAAAAAGTTTTGCACTACTTGTAATGCACATACTCTACATAAGGAAACAAGATAA
- the rlmB gene encoding 23S rRNA (guanosine(2251)-2'-O)-methyltransferase RlmB has translation MNSNLIYGKHVVFELLKKHQNMVKEIWVKDLKILNEFDLKITKIKVNVVSENKLDQLLETQTQHQGIIAQIKDYNYTSFNELISDLNKKEKSLVLVLDQIHDPYNFGAIIRSCSLLNVDGIIILDKKQVQVNSTVLKTSSGSAFDIKICKTNNLNNAIKILKNNDFWIYATNLNQNSTDMTKIDFANKTAVIIGNEQKGVSELLTKNSDFNIYVPSNKNIDSFNASVPCSIICFWIANYLNKLS, from the coding sequence ATGAATTCTAATTTAATCTATGGTAAACATGTTGTTTTTGAATTGTTAAAAAAACATCAAAACATGGTTAAAGAAATTTGAGTTAAAGATTTAAAAATTTTAAATGAATTTGATCTAAAAATCACAAAAATAAAAGTTAATGTAGTTTCTGAAAATAAATTAGATCAATTATTAGAAACTCAAACTCAACACCAAGGTATTATTGCACAAATTAAAGATTATAACTATACTTCTTTTAATGAATTAATTAGTGATTTAAATAAAAAAGAAAAATCACTAGTTTTAGTATTAGATCAAATTCACGATCCTTATAATTTTGGAGCAATTATTAGAAGTTGTAGTTTGTTAAATGTTGATGGAATTATTATTTTAGATAAAAAGCAAGTACAAGTTAATTCAACAGTTCTAAAAACAAGTAGTGGTTCAGCTTTTGATATTAAAATTTGTAAAACTAATAATTTAAATAATGCTATTAAAATTTTAAAGAATAATGATTTTTGAATTTATGCAACTAATTTAAATCAAAATTCAACAGATATGACAAAAATTGACTTTGCAAATAAAACTGCTGTAATTATTGGAAATGAACAAAAAGGTGTAAGTGAACTATTAACAAAAAATAGTGATTTTAATATTTATGTTCCATCTAATAAAAATATTGACTCTTTTAATGCAAGTGTTCCTTGTTCAATTATTTGTTTTTGAATAGCAAATTATTTGAACAAATTGTCATAG
- the cysS gene encoding cysteine--tRNA ligase — MQLYDSLSKTKKTLNKKTINLYCCGPTVYNYIHIGNARPVLLVDVLTRYLKSRNIKVNYLQNITDIDDKIILKALDNNLNELEVSQKYTTAYLEDLKSLNINQPDKIILISQKMNEMIDFIKNLVDINAAYVLDGDVYFNIKKYENEYCKLSGYKLDELISGKRVEIDSKKHYSLDFSLWKKTDIGIKWDSVFGLGRPGWHTECVLLIDEYFNHQTIDIHVGGIDLKFPHHENERIQFIAKNNKELAHIWLHNGHLQINDEKMSKSLGNVILVRDFIKQHNKNTLRWIFLTTNYTQPLNISDDLIYQANKFFEKLTNLSKKTIQFIIKNDLKIQSINSSEYIKKFNEYMEDDLNTSLVLSLIDLLIKQINKDIVDKNLDNFSLLIGSLNYILDVLGFDNVFNYKFDNKTKELFLKWQELVKNKEFDKADLIRNKLIEQGIL, encoded by the coding sequence ATGCAATTATATGATTCATTATCTAAAACAAAAAAGACTTTAAATAAAAAAACTATTAATCTATATTGTTGTGGACCTACTGTTTATAATTACATTCACATAGGTAATGCTCGTCCTGTTTTACTAGTTGATGTCTTAACTAGATATTTAAAAAGTAGAAATATCAAAGTTAATTATTTACAAAATATTACAGATATTGATGACAAAATTATTTTAAAAGCTTTAGATAATAATTTAAATGAATTAGAAGTTTCTCAAAAATACACTACTGCATATTTAGAAGATTTGAAATCTTTAAATATTAATCAACCAGATAAGATAATTTTGATTAGTCAAAAAATGAATGAAATGATTGATTTTATTAAAAATTTAGTTGATATTAATGCTGCTTATGTTTTAGATGGTGATGTTTATTTTAATATTAAAAAATATGAAAATGAATATTGTAAGTTATCTGGATATAAACTAGATGAATTAATTAGTGGTAAAAGAGTTGAAATCGATTCTAAAAAACACTATAGTTTAGATTTTAGTTTATGAAAAAAAACTGATATAGGAATTAAATGAGATTCAGTTTTTGGTTTAGGTAGACCTGGGTGACATACTGAATGTGTGTTATTAATTGATGAGTATTTTAACCATCAAACTATAGATATTCATGTTGGTGGAATTGATTTAAAATTTCCTCATCATGAAAATGAAAGAATTCAATTTATTGCAAAAAATAATAAAGAGCTTGCACATATTTGATTACATAATGGACATTTACAAATTAATGATGAAAAAATGTCTAAATCACTAGGTAATGTAATTTTAGTAAGAGATTTTATTAAACAACATAATAAAAACACACTACGTTGGATTTTTTTAACAACTAATTATACTCAACCTTTAAATATAAGTGATGATTTAATTTATCAAGCTAATAAGTTTTTTGAAAAACTAACTAATTTAAGTAAAAAAACTATTCAGTTTATTATTAAAAATGATTTAAAAATTCAATCTATTAACTCATCTGAATATATAAAAAAATTTAATGAATATATGGAAGATGATTTAAATACTTCTTTGGTTTTATCTTTAATTGATTTACTAATTAAACAAATTAATAAAGATATTGTTGATAAAAATTTAGATAATTTTAGTTTATTAATAGGATCATTAAACTATATTTTAGATGTTTTAGGTTTTGATAATGTATTTAATTATAAGTTTGATAATAAAACTAAAGAATTGTTTTTAAAATGACAAGAATTAGTTAAAAATAAAGAGTTTGATAAAGCTGATCTTATTAGAAACAAGTTAATAGAACAAGGAATTTTATAA
- a CDS encoding ECF transporter S component, with amino-acid sequence MDKFRHLLLDGHNLAITSLCITLSAILIYSIFRLARARFKNYGSGFHISNKVKFSTRKITYLAMMVGVSVATTTVISLTLPITVLPPIRVAFEGVMIKITGMIFGPFVGLVVGLVTELLTLMFVPSYIHVAYLVVAFSFGFWSGMTSYAFKLKKNWLTLVFVTVFLLIAAGIMFWLMQGMKQINPETSLFGIKIPADIYPFLFLIMISITLIFIYGLVLVLHIKKRDKWLNVVLPIILLCVISEILVTVLVAAWGDYQMFGLRNSSGSENPFITMVVVRIIQIPIKIFFNTAILTTVYIVLRPLIKVK; translated from the coding sequence ATGGATAAATTTAGACATTTATTACTAGATGGTCATAATTTAGCAATCACTTCATTATGTATAACTTTATCTGCTATTCTTATTTATTCAATTTTTAGATTAGCTAGAGCTCGTTTTAAAAATTATGGTAGTGGTTTTCACATTAGTAACAAAGTTAAATTTAGTACAAGAAAAATTACATATCTAGCTATGATGGTTGGTGTATCAGTTGCTACAACAACTGTTATTTCTCTAACATTACCAATTACAGTTCTACCTCCAATTAGAGTTGCATTTGAAGGGGTTATGATCAAAATCACAGGAATGATTTTTGGTCCTTTTGTTGGTTTAGTTGTTGGTTTAGTTACTGAATTACTGACACTAATGTTTGTTCCATCATATATTCATGTAGCTTATTTAGTTGTTGCTTTTTCATTTGGATTTTGATCTGGAATGACTTCATATGCTTTTAAATTAAAAAAGAATTGATTAACTTTAGTATTTGTTACTGTATTTTTACTAATAGCTGCTGGTATTATGTTTTGATTAATGCAAGGAATGAAACAAATTAATCCAGAAACTTCATTATTTGGGATTAAAATTCCTGCTGATATTTATCCATTCTTATTTTTAATAATGATTTCAATTACATTAATTTTTATTTATGGGCTTGTTTTAGTATTACATATTAAAAAAAGAGATAAATGATTAAATGTAGTTTTACCTATTATTTTATTATGTGTGATTAGTGAAATATTAGTTACTGTTTTAGTTGCAGCTTGAGGGGATTATCAAATGTTTGGTTTAAGAAACTCTTCAGGATCAGAAAATCCATTTATTACAATGGTTGTTGTAAGAATTATTCAAATACCAATTAAGATCTTTTTTAATACTGCTATTTTAACTACTGTTTATATTGTTTTAAGACCTCTAATTAAAGTTAAATAG
- the dnaB gene encoding replicative DNA helicase translates to MKQELTVAELLYAERFVLGVAMSFSNALADIVSVLKVDDFSIPANKYIYQAIIDLNNKNKSISPISVINRLEAINKLEQVGGDVVVYEIAAENYTDQGLEEYIDIIHKAGVIRKLDIVIKELELKRNNSNTDVDELLKVAQTKLLDIDLSIKRFEIEPIGEVAKRVVEKIKELEMKAEIISGVPTGYNYLDLVTSGWQESDFIILAARPSVGKTAFSLNLAFNAAMQKYPVAFFSLEMPAEQLTQRLFTRLTSVDSTNLRTGKGLSKQNWEKIQIAKEKLEEIPIYIDATPGISTQEIRSKLYKMKRDHNIKLCVIDYLQLIVGSQNKDRQNEVSEISRQLKQIARETSIPIICLSQLSRRAETREDKRPMLSDLRDSGAIEQDADIVAFLYRDDYYKKDLTDLDKEKTELILAKHRNGATGTVLLRFIKDFGVFRDW, encoded by the coding sequence ATGAAACAAGAATTAACAGTTGCTGAATTATTATATGCTGAACGTTTTGTTTTAGGTGTAGCTATGAGTTTTTCTAATGCTTTAGCTGACATTGTTTCAGTTTTAAAAGTTGATGATTTTTCAATTCCTGCAAATAAATATATTTATCAAGCAATTATTGATTTAAATAATAAAAATAAATCAATATCTCCAATTTCAGTAATTAATAGATTAGAAGCAATTAATAAATTAGAACAAGTTGGTGGAGATGTTGTAGTTTATGAAATAGCTGCTGAAAACTATACAGATCAAGGATTAGAAGAATATATTGATATTATTCATAAAGCTGGAGTTATTAGAAAATTAGATATTGTTATTAAAGAATTAGAACTTAAAAGAAATAATTCAAATACTGATGTTGATGAATTATTAAAAGTTGCTCAAACTAAGCTTTTAGATATTGATCTTTCTATTAAAAGATTTGAAATAGAACCAATTGGTGAAGTTGCAAAAAGAGTTGTTGAAAAAATTAAAGAACTTGAAATGAAAGCAGAAATTATTTCAGGAGTTCCAACTGGATATAATTACTTAGATTTAGTTACTTCAGGTTGACAAGAATCTGATTTTATTATTTTAGCAGCTCGTCCAAGTGTTGGAAAAACTGCCTTTTCTTTAAATTTAGCTTTTAATGCAGCTATGCAAAAATATCCTGTAGCTTTTTTTTCACTAGAAATGCCTGCTGAACAATTAACTCAACGTTTATTTACTAGACTTACAAGTGTTGATTCAACTAATTTAAGAACTGGAAAAGGTTTAAGCAAACAAAATTGAGAAAAAATTCAAATTGCAAAAGAAAAATTAGAAGAAATTCCAATTTATATTGATGCTACCCCTGGTATTTCTACTCAAGAAATTAGATCTAAACTTTATAAAATGAAAAGAGATCATAATATTAAATTATGTGTTATAGATTATTTACAATTAATAGTTGGATCACAAAATAAAGACAGACAAAATGAAGTTAGTGAAATCTCAAGACAACTAAAACAAATTGCAAGAGAGACTTCTATTCCAATTATTTGTTTATCACAATTAAGTAGACGAGCTGAAACTAGAGAAGACAAACGTCCTATGTTATCTGATTTAAGAGATTCAGGAGCTATTGAACAAGATGCAGATATTGTTGCATTTTTATATCGTGATGATTATTATAAAAAAGATTTAACTGATTTAGATAAAGAAAAAACTGAACTAATTTTAGCAAAGCATAGAAATGGTGCTACTGGAACTGTTTTACTAAGATTTATTAAAGATTTTGGTGTATTTAGAGACTGATAA
- the rplI gene encoding 50S ribosomal protein L9 has protein sequence MKVIFLKDVPNQGKKNEIKEVSDGYARNYLLPNQLVKIATNNSIQTLKDHLKADQEEKELAKAQTKQIKKTLEELTLHFKLQTNDDKVFGSISSQDIVNQLKDVHRIEIDKKKFIHFKNINKIGINYVKVKLDFGIEALIKVDVKEV, from the coding sequence ATGAAAGTTATATTTTTAAAAGATGTACCTAACCAAGGTAAAAAAAATGAAATTAAAGAAGTTAGTGACGGATATGCAAGAAACTACTTATTACCAAATCAATTAGTAAAAATTGCAACTAATAATAGTATTCAAACTTTAAAAGATCATTTAAAAGCTGATCAAGAAGAAAAAGAACTAGCAAAAGCACAAACTAAACAAATTAAAAAGACTCTTGAAGAACTAACTTTACATTTTAAATTACAAACTAATGATGATAAAGTATTTGGAAGTATTTCAAGTCAAGATATTGTTAATCAGTTAAAAGATGTTCATAGAATTGAAATAGATAAAAAGAAATTTATTCATTTTAAAAATATTAATAAAATTGGAATTAATTATGTAAAAGTAAAACTAGATTTTGGTATTGAAGCTCTTATCAAAGTTGATGTTAAGGAAGTTTAA
- the pth gene encoding aminoacyl-tRNA hydrolase, whose product MKVIIGLGNIGKEYEKTRHNAGFIAIDLLLEKYNYSSVKQEFNSLIYTTMINNQKVLLVKPLTFMNNSGIAVRQIINFYKIDLNDLIIIHDDKDLNISRIQFKKDGSSAGHNGIKSIINNLQTQNFYRLRIGVNQVPKEWKIVDWVLSKFSDEELNLLKQSFIDKIEFINDFTNNKTFIYLMNKYN is encoded by the coding sequence ATGAAAGTAATAATTGGATTAGGAAATATTGGAAAAGAGTATGAAAAAACTAGACATAATGCTGGTTTTATAGCTATTGATCTTTTATTAGAAAAATATAATTATAGTTCAGTTAAACAAGAGTTTAATTCATTAATTTATACAACTATGATTAATAATCAAAAAGTTTTATTGGTTAAGCCTTTAACTTTTATGAATAATTCAGGAATAGCAGTAAGACAAATTATTAACTTTTATAAAATAGATTTAAATGATTTAATAATTATTCATGACGATAAAGATCTAAATATATCTAGAATCCAATTTAAAAAAGATGGTTCTTCAGCAGGACATAATGGAATAAAATCAATCATTAATAATTTACAAACTCAAAATTTTTATAGATTAAGAATTGGAGTTAATCAAGTTCCAAAAGAATGAAAAATAGTTGATTGAGTATTATCTAAATTTAGTGATGAAGAACTTAATTTATTAAAACAATCATTTATTGATAAAATAGAATTTATCAATGACTTTACTAATAATAAAACATTTATATACTTAATGAATAAATATAATTAA
- a CDS encoding ribose-phosphate diphosphokinase, whose amino-acid sequence MDNKDIYVFGLSASQQLAKEVCHFLGVEQKVVKTTRFADGEILVESIDSVRGKEIYVIQSTSMPVNENLMELLIAIDAFKRGSAEKINVVIPYYGYARQDRKAKGRQPITAKLVADLLTKAGADRVIVFDIHSTQTMGFFDIPMDNFHTSQSLANEIVDTIIREKFDPEKCILVSPDYGGLNRVHKVDSYTANMTNGIAVIGKRRPEPNKAEVEFVLGDIEGRTCFIIDDMIDTGGTIISGAKALKANGAKDVYIFACHGLFNGPAKERMTQAIKEGIVKNVVVTNTVEIPQERQFEGLKIVSVAPLLANMIKESQEHHSLTEVYNKNKDEIQLKIQDFMNHKN is encoded by the coding sequence ATGGATAATAAAGATATTTATGTTTTTGGTCTTTCAGCAAGTCAACAATTAGCAAAAGAAGTATGTCATTTCTTAGGTGTTGAACAAAAAGTTGTAAAAACTACTAGATTTGCAGATGGTGAAATTTTAGTTGAATCAATTGATTCAGTAAGAGGAAAAGAAATCTATGTTATTCAATCAACATCAATGCCAGTTAATGAAAATTTAATGGAACTATTAATTGCTATTGATGCTTTTAAAAGAGGTAGTGCAGAAAAAATTAATGTAGTTATTCCTTATTATGGATATGCAAGACAAGACAGAAAAGCAAAAGGTAGACAACCAATTACAGCTAAATTAGTTGCAGACTTATTAACAAAAGCAGGAGCTGATCGTGTAATTGTTTTTGATATTCATTCAACTCAAACAATGGGATTTTTTGATATACCAATGGATAATTTCCACACTTCACAAAGCTTAGCAAACGAAATAGTTGATACTATTATTAGAGAAAAATTTGATCCTGAAAAATGTATTTTAGTATCACCAGATTACGGAGGATTAAATAGAGTTCATAAAGTTGATTCATATACAGCAAATATGACTAATGGTATTGCTGTTATTGGAAAAAGAAGACCTGAACCAAACAAAGCTGAAGTTGAATTTGTTTTAGGAGATATTGAAGGAAGAACTTGCTTTATAATTGATGACATGATCGATACTGGTGGAACTATTATTAGTGGAGCTAAAGCACTAAAAGCAAACGGAGCCAAAGATGTTTATATTTTTGCTTGTCATGGTTTATTTAATGGTCCTGCTAAAGAAAGAATGACTCAAGCTATAAAAGAAGGTATTGTAAAAAATGTTGTTGTAACTAATACTGTTGAAATTCCACAAGAAAGACAATTTGAGGGACTAAAAATTGTTTCAGTTGCCCCATTACTAGCAAACATGATTAAAGAATCACAAGAACATCATTCTTTAACAGAAGTTTATAATAAAAACAAAGATGAAATTCAATTAAAAATTCAAGATTTCATGAATCATAAAAATTAA
- a CDS encoding membrane protein — protein MFLPLHQISYLLAIGLIIVSIILFILAISSVILIIYLYKKKKRQNNQLVLKNSKKHSFWLLYLIFIIGLTSFLSAILLMFLGISNL, from the coding sequence ATGTTTTTACCTTTACATCAAATTAGTTATTTATTAGCAATAGGTTTAATTATTGTTTCAATTATTTTATTTATTCTAGCTATTAGTTCAGTTATTCTAATTATTTATTTATATAAAAAGAAAAAAAGACAAAATAATCAATTAGTATTAAAAAATAGTAAAAAACATTCATTTTGATTATTGTATTTAATTTTTATTATTGGTCTAACTAGTTTTTTATCAGCAATTTTATTAATGTTTTTAGGAATTTCTAATTTATAA
- a CDS encoding TatD family hydrolase — protein MIDDNKIFDNHIHFNDESKYKDANVKQLIEESNEHVTGWLCSSFDLISSKKAVEFSKEFENVFASIAIHPNDVQNFDNSVFDELEKLITNKKVVCIGETGLDYFYSKEHIKKQKEFFKKHISLAIKYNKVLQMHIRDQKDQFQAYDDVIEIIKDLNQITKVVHCFSANAIYAQKFLDLDCYINIGGAVTFKNAKDLQEAVKIIPLEKMLLETDAPYLAPHPYRGQVNHPKYIYLTALKIAELKNVDVKEVIRITTLNSKKIFNLN, from the coding sequence ATGATTGATGATAATAAAATATTTGATAATCATATACATTTTAATGACGAATCAAAGTATAAAGATGCAAATGTAAAACAATTAATAGAAGAATCAAATGAACATGTAACTGGATGATTATGTTCTAGTTTTGATTTAATTTCTAGTAAAAAAGCTGTTGAGTTTTCAAAAGAATTTGAAAATGTTTTTGCAAGCATTGCTATTCATCCAAATGATGTACAAAATTTTGATAATAGTGTTTTTGATGAATTAGAAAAATTAATTACAAATAAAAAAGTAGTTTGTATTGGAGAAACTGGTTTAGATTATTTTTATTCAAAAGAACATATAAAAAAACAAAAAGAGTTTTTTAAAAAACATATAAGTTTAGCAATTAAATATAATAAAGTTTTACAAATGCATATAAGAGATCAAAAAGATCAATTTCAAGCTTATGATGATGTTATTGAAATTATAAAAGATCTAAACCAAATCACAAAAGTTGTACATTGTTTTTCAGCTAATGCTATTTATGCTCAAAAGTTTTTAGATCTAGATTGTTATATTAATATTGGTGGAGCTGTAACTTTTAAAAACGCAAAAGATTTGCAAGAAGCAGTTAAAATTATTCCTTTAGAAAAAATGTTATTAGAAACTGATGCTCCTTATTTAGCTCCTCATCCATATAGAGGACAAGTAAATCATCCAAAATACATTTATTTAACTGCTTTAAAAATAGCTGAATTAAAAAATGTAGATGTTAAAGAAGTAATTAGAATTACAACTTTAAATAGTAAAAAGATTTTTAATTTAAATTAG
- the holA gene encoding DNA polymerase III subunit delta has translation MYFFYSEDIFLLNNQTKKTIKELQQKDQYDVLSFSLIEDDFNIIYDNVTNLNFFNPKSIIVISDAYFVTEIKTNFNKNYSLNKLEIMLKNFNPNNIIIFTLNSNKFSKKLKIAKYIESNFNVKHLSLWDEKQTIKYIIDYLKSKNKIIDINLANQIYNLLPNDLQIITNEINKLANLKSELNIEIIKTNLNKYHNEDIFKLVDAFINNNIDKFIKLYHDYILLNDDIIGLISLIDTNLSFYRDVVILKKQFKSEEQISTILKSHIYRVKLAVNNSYDINTLNDKIKIVYKIYKGIINWNINKKTLVEYMLIKNMKG, from the coding sequence ATGTATTTTTTTTATTCTGAAGATATATTTTTATTAAATAATCAAACTAAAAAAACTATTAAAGAATTACAACAAAAAGATCAGTATGATGTTTTAAGTTTTTCTTTAATTGAAGATGATTTTAATATTATTTATGATAATGTTACTAATTTAAATTTTTTTAATCCTAAATCAATTATTGTAATTAGTGATGCTTATTTTGTAACTGAAATAAAAACTAATTTTAATAAAAACTATAGTTTAAATAAGTTAGAAATAATGTTAAAAAACTTTAATCCTAATAACATAATCATTTTTACTTTAAATTCTAATAAATTTTCTAAAAAACTAAAAATAGCAAAGTACATTGAATCTAATTTTAATGTTAAACACTTATCATTATGAGATGAAAAACAAACTATTAAATATATAATCGACTATTTAAAGTCTAAAAATAAAATTATTGACATAAATTTAGCTAATCAAATATATAATTTATTACCAAATGATTTACAAATAATTACTAATGAAATTAATAAATTAGCTAATTTAAAATCTGAACTTAATATAGAGATTATTAAAACTAATTTAAATAAGTATCATAATGAAGATATTTTCAAATTAGTTGATGCTTTTATTAATAATAATATTGATAAATTTATTAAACTTTATCATGATTATATTTTATTAAATGATGATATTATTGGTCTTATAAGTTTAATTGATACTAATTTAAGTTTTTATAGAGATGTAGTTATTTTAAAAAAACAATTTAAAAGTGAAGAACAAATTTCAACTATTTTAAAATCTCATATTTATAGAGTAAAATTAGCTGTTAATAATTCTTATGATATTAACACATTAAATGATAAAATTAAGATAGTTTATAAAATTTATAAAGGAATTATTAATTGAAATATTAATAAAAAAACACTTGTTGAATATATGCTTATAAAAAACATGAAAGGATAA